A single Euwallacea similis isolate ESF13 chromosome 1, ESF131.1, whole genome shotgun sequence DNA region contains:
- the LOC136413296 gene encoding A disintegrin and metalloproteinase with thrombospondin motifs 3-like, whose amino-acid sequence MLVVCVLSALLVILKIEYASPLIQNQETYILVKPRISKEFFFDQEVLVIQIDKWLLLFPNNDNLRFATNFKTEWITADGTTEDNRVKCEFKTGIVQSLGTASGAAVSVCRTSLTGYFEINKLSYFFEPFNRTNAEHRLYKTTKKSSFPTRPIRSARYSDWLFNLTGDTIDIHGNESEGDIEFDYHHSHRPDHDPHNHGRDKIPLEYLRKGTLGEYDDEEQENGYFYDTAWSAVITEAHTWSGAVLPTRWLEIAIGVDHTLITFHGKDKVQQYVLALMNIVSAIYQDSSLGSNIKLVISRLLLYEHRKHGIVRPGNARKSLENVNIWNKKLHLSLKPDQAKHDMAIWLTRSDIGGPSGYAPVGGVCDPKRSCALNKDEGLTSAFIIAHEMAHMLGLTHDGDTKSNNNCSQDASEGSVMASMVSATFSKFSWSSCSKREYNEKVGNWTCLSNSPRFKEEIQLNATLQTAFSMDEQCRMEFGDGYLMCRAFDIIEPCSHLWCGHTDYPMVCKTKKGPPLEGTECGFGKWCINGYCSDIPQRSDRIPVALNPQHGGWSPWALWGPCSRTCGIGVQYRYRSCDNPKPSYGGKNCQGSNEEFRLCNKTLCKDQFVDLRAQQCRMLPKILNFTGAGVGDTWLPYENLEDNKKCKFSCVSEERKEVLVMDEYLPDGTPCAYDNEDKICIKGSCLLIGCDGQLNSVLKRDRCGICGGNGSGCINKHVTLEKTLKKEMKKIAILPRMARHINVDTNVTFQSSSEFPNIAFVLKNRRKKGYAVTIPNTAVHSKIVEGTNFFYRKIGNYHSIWASGPILSELIILVITSAKQALEGIQVSSNTRYSIHQNFLIPSKRFVWIKGGWGPCSVSCGGGRRQKTVGCWDNEERKLSKRKFCSLLLKPVTEFETCNQFSCEFKWVPGDWEPCSATCGNSGVQERELFCVPSSVAHSVDLQYNINENVWKYMVDPRKCTGDLLIAMRPCNRIPCYYNWEYSDWSECSVSCGTGISSRTTYCPASEGGTCGEPPPPQRKTCGNFIRQSHKLCKGRKLRECKEDESKYCGFHLLQRYCHLKGFKRLCCRSCAEKSNKNVQHISH is encoded by the exons ATGCTCGTAGTTTGCGTCTTGAGTGCTTTATTGGTTATACTCAAAATCg AATATGCATCTCCTTTAATCCAGAACCAGGAAACCTATATTTTAGTAAAACCCAGAATATCCAAAGAATTCTTTTTTGACCAAGAAGTTCTGGTCATTCAAATCGACAAATGGCTATTACTCTTCCCAAACAATG ACAATTTGCGTTTCGccacaaatttcaaaaccgAGTGGATAACTGCTGACGGCACAACAGAGGACAATAGAGTAAAATGCGAGTTTAAAACTGGAATTGTCCAAAGTCTCGGAACGGCAAGCGGAGCCGCAGTTTCTGTTTGCAGAACTTCCTTGACCGGATActtcgaaataaataaactctCTTATTTCTTTGAACCATTCAATCGCACCAATGCGGAGCACAGATTGTATAAAAC AACGAAGAAAAGCAGTTTTCCTACGAGACCTATACGTTCAGCTCGGTATTCTGATTGGTTGTTCAATTTGACCGGAGATACAATTGACATACATGGAAATGAAAGCGAAGGAGATATCGAATTTGATTATCATCATAGTCATCGACCGGACCATGACCCTCATAACCACGGTCGAGACAAAATTCCCTTAGAGTATTTGCGGAAAGGGACCCTGGGGGAATACGATGACGAGGAACAAGAAAATGGGTATTTTTATGATACTGCCTGGTCTGCGGTTATAACCGAag CTCATACATGGAGCGGCGCCGTTTTACCCACTCGATGGTTGGAGATAGCAATAGGAGTGGATCACACTCTCATAACATTTCACGGCAAAGATAAGGTGCAGCAATATGTTTTGGCTTTGATGAACATT GTGAGCGCGATTTATCAAGACTCATCATTAGGCTCAAACATTAAACTGGTAATATCCAGACTGTTACTATACGAACATCGCAAACACGGCATTGTCCGTCCTGGAAATGCCCGGAAATCTCTGGAAAATGTCAACATCTGGAACAAGAAGCTTCATTTGTCTTTAAAGCCTGATCAGGCCAAACATGATATGGCAATTTGGTTGACTag gtcAGATATTGGGGGTCCTTCCGGTTATGCCCCTGTGGGGGGTGTTTGCGACCCCAAGAGAAGCTGTGCTTTGAATAAAGATGAGGGGTTGACTAGTGCTTTTATTATAGCTCACGAGATGGCTCACAT GCTGGGATTAACTCATGATGGAGACACAAAATCCAATAACAATTGCAGCCAAGATGCCTCTGAAGGGAGCGTGATGGCTTCGATGGTTTCGGCAACTTTCAGCAAATTTTCCTGGTCTTCATGTTCCAAAAGGGAGTATAACGAGAAAGTCGG CAATTGGACGTGCTTATCAAACTCTCCACGTTTTAAAGAGGAGATTCAGCTAAACGCCACGCTACAAACGGCTTTCAGCATGGACGAGCAATGTCGAATGGAGTTTGGGGATGG GTACTTAATGTGCAGAGCTTTCGACATTATCGAACCGTGCTCCCATCTCTGGTGCGGCCACACCGACTACCCCATGGTATGCAAAACCAAAAAAGGACCTCCCCTTGAGGGCACAGAGTGCGGCTTTGGAAAG tggTGCATAAATGGCTACTGCAGCGACATCCCCCAGCGGTCTGACCGAATTCCAGTGGCCCTTAACCCTCAACATGGCGGCTGGAGCCCTTGGGCCCTATGGGGGCCTTGCTCGAGAACTTGCGGCATTGGAGTGCAATACCGATATCGATCTTGTGATAATCCCAA ACCTTCATATGGGGGTAAAAATTGCCAAGGTTCTAATGAGGAGTTTCGATTGTGCAATAAAACCCTTTGCAAGGATCAGTTTGTTGATTTAAGAGCCCAACAATGTAGGATGTTGCcgaaaattcttaattttactGGTGCTGGTGTGGGGGACACTTGGCTGCCTTATGAGAACCTCGAGG ataataaaaaatgcaaattctcCTGCGTAAGTGAAGAGCGGAAAGAGGTTCTTGTAATGGATGAATACTTACCAGATGGGACTCCTTGTGCTTATGATAATGAGGACAAAATATGCATTAAA GGTTCATGTCTCTTGATCGGTTGCGATGGACAACTAAACTCAGTTCTAAAAAGAGATAGATGCGGTATTTGCGGAGGTAACGGGTCCGGCTGCATCAACAAACACGTGACCTTAGAAAAGACTTTAAAGAAAG AGATGAAGAAGATCGCGATTCTGCCTCGTATGGCTCGACACATCAACGTGGACACTAATGTGACTTTCCAGAGCTCCAGCGAATTTCCCAATATCGCTTTTGTGTTAAAGAATAGGAGAAAGAAGGGTTATGCTGTTACCATACCCAATACCGCGGTACACTCGAAAATTGTTGAAGggactaattttttttacaggaaaattggaaattatcACAGTATATGGGCCAGTGGGCCAATTTTGTCAGAACTGATTATTTTG GTCATAACTTCAGCAAAACAAGCCTTAGAAGGTATCCAGGTATCCTCTAATACTCGATACTCCATACACCAAAACTTTCTAATCCCCTCCAAGCGATTTGTGTGGATTAAAGGAGGATGGGGTCCCTGTTCTGTGAGCTGTGGCGGAGGACGAAGACAGAAAACTGTTGGTTGTTGGGATAACGAAGAGAGGAAACTGAGTAAAcgtaaattttgttctttattaCTGAAGCCTGTTACTGAATTTGAGACTTGCAATCAATTCAG TTGCGAGTTTAAATGGGTGCCAGGTGATTGGGAGCCTTGCAGTGCTACTTGTGGCAATTCTGGGGTACAAGAAAGGGAACTCTTTTGCGTTCCAAGCTCAGTGGCTCATTCCGTAGATCTCCAATACAACATAAACGAAAATGTCTGGAAATATATGGTGGATCCAAGGAAATGTACTGGAGATCTTCTAATCGCTATGAGGCCATGCAACAGAATTCCCTGTTATTACAACTGGGAATACAGCGATTGGTCtgag TGTTCAGTGAGCTGTGGCACAGGAATATCTTCCAGAACTACTTACTGTCCTGCCTCAGAGGGGGGTACCTGCGGCGAGCCACCTCCTCCTCAAAGAAAAACCTGTGGAAATTTCATAAGGCAGAGCCACAAGCTCTGCAAAGGAAGGAAATTAAGGGAATGCAAAGAGGACGAATCCAAATACTGTGGAtttcatttgttgcaaagatATTGCCATTTGAAGGGGTTCAAGAGACTTTGTTGTCGGTCTTGTGCggaaaaaagcaataaaaacgTTCAACATATTTCACATTAG